DNA from Candidatus Parvarchaeota archaeon:
TGACATGTTCTGTTTAGGAATTGAAAGCACTGCGCATACCTTGGGCATTGGGATTGCACAATACACTGGCAGCACTGGCAAGAAGGCGGCAGGGGCGCAGGGGCGCTTGCACAAGTCAAAGCCAATCCCAATAAAGCCAGGGCATCTTTCAATTCTTTCCAACTGCCTTGACATGTACAGGCCTGTCAGGGAAGGAATTGTCCCAAGGAAGGCTGCAGACCACCACCAGCAGGTTTTTTCCGATATTCTTTGCGGGGCGCTTGACAAGGCAGGAGTCAAGCTTGGAGAAATTGACCTGTTCGCCTTTTCGCGCGGGCCTGGCATTGGCCAGTGCCTGAGGGTCAGCTGCGCGGGGGCAAAGTATCTTGCGGCAAAGTGCGGCAAGCCGATAATCGGCGTCAACCACTGCCAGGCTCATCTGGCTGTCTCAAAATGGCACTGCGGTTTTGTTGACCCGCTTTACCTTTACGTTTCAGGCGGCAACACCCAGATAATCAAGGAAATCGGAGGGCATGTTGCGGATGGGCGCGCAAATCCTGCATGCGGATTTGGGGCAAGTTGCTACCAGGTGCTTGGCGAAACACTTGACATTGGAATCGGCAACCTGTTTGACGGCTTTGGGCGCGCAATGGGCCTCAAGCACG
Protein-coding regions in this window:
- the tsaD gene encoding tRNA (adenosine(37)-N6)-threonylcarbamoyltransferase complex transferase subunit TsaD, which gives rise to MFCLGIESTAHTLGIGIAQYTGSTGKKAAGAQGRLHKSKPIPIKPGHLSILSNCLDMYRPVREGIVPRKAADHHQQVFSDILCGALDKAGVKLGEIDLFAFSRGPGIGQCLRVSCAGAKYLAAKCGKPIIGVNHCQAHLAVSKWHCGFVDPLYLYVSGGNTQIIKEIGGHVADGRANPACGFGASCYQVLGETLDIGIGNLFDGFGRAMGLKHAHGSAVAKAAEGGKYVELPYTVKGTNMAFSGLLTASQKLLARHSKKDVAYSLMETAFAVVCEATERAAYLEKKRELVVCGGVAQNLRLCSMLESLCAQNNWKFGVASPELNRDNGAMIALTGLKNHLEGERLPMKGAKPDQNWRIDSS